Part of the Microbacterium sp. Clip185 genome is shown below.
GCGGATTCCGCATCCGGTTCGTATCCTTGCGGGTCGAGCGCGTGGCACGATTCCCCCGGAACCGGCAGAGGGGCGGATCGCGTGGGGGACGATGTCGAGGGCAGCGTCGAAGCGTGGCGATATGTCACCGGCATCCTGCTGCGCGTCTTCGGCGGGGATGCCGCCGCTGAGCTCGCCGGTGCCTCCGCGCGCTCGGACGCGGCGACGAACCGCGCCGACCGCACGCTCTTCCGGGTCGCCGCCACGATCGCCGCGGTGATCGCCTGCCGCTTCCCGGATGCGGCCGCGCACGCCCGGCGTGCACGGGATGAGAGCGAGGGGTGCGCGGCTCCGGTCGTGCGCCTGGCGGCATCCGCGATGCTGACCGCCGACGCCATGGCGGGCACCGATCACAGCCACCGGCTCGGCGTGGATGCGGGCGCTGTCGCCGACGGCCTGTCCGAGGCGGGCGAAGGGGCGCTGCTGACGAGATACCTGCTGGCCGAGGCCGCGCTCAGCTCGGGCGGCTTCGAGGTCGCCGATGAGCTGATCCGCGGTGCAGGGCTCGCACCCGGGCAGACGGTGACGGTCGACGCAGAGCGCGCCGACGCGGCCGCCGTGGCACTCCAGCTGCTCGCGGCCCGCAGCGCTGCCTTCCACGGACGGCGGGATGAGGTGAGGGCGATCGCGGCAGGGCTCTTCCGCAGCGCCGCGATCGTCCCGCCGCGGCCCCTCGTCGTGCTCCAGGCGATCGGCAGCTACGGGGCTGCCGTCGCGGGCGACCGGGACCGGTTCTTCTCGCTCGCGGATGCCGTCATCGCCCGCACGCGCCGAGACGAGAACTACCTCTCCGTCGGATCGTCGTTGTACGTCGCCTGGGGCTTCCGCGCCGTCGGACAGTTGCAGCGAGCGGCGGCGCTGCTCGTGTCGGCGGCGGGCGCCGACCTGTCGCGGTGCAAGGTGTGGGACCGTGCCTTCGCCACGGAGGTGCTCGTCGAGGCGGCGTTGTCGCGCGGTGACACCTACCGCGCCGGGGTCCTCCTGCGGCGCAGCGGCGCTCTGGCCCGTCACCGTGTGGCGACGTCGTCGCTGACCCGCGCGCGAGGAGCACTCGCCCTGTCGCAGGGGCAGGCGGCGGATGCCGAGGCGCTCGCCGCCGCATCCGTCCGCATCGACGAGGCTGCGGGAGCGGCCACCGAGGTGCTGCGCGGCGAGCTCGTTCGCGCAGACGCCCTGGCTGCGGTCGATCCCGCGGCAGCACTGGAGCTGCTGCTGCATCTCGCACGGCAGGCGGATGC
Proteins encoded:
- a CDS encoding helix-turn-helix domain-containing protein, which codes for MGDDVEGSVEAWRYVTGILLRVFGGDAAAELAGASARSDAATNRADRTLFRVAATIAAVIACRFPDAAAHARRARDESEGCAAPVVRLAASAMLTADAMAGTDHSHRLGVDAGAVADGLSEAGEGALLTRYLLAEAALSSGGFEVADELIRGAGLAPGQTVTVDAERADAAAVALQLLAARSAAFHGRRDEVRAIAAGLFRSAAIVPPRPLVVLQAIGSYGAAVAGDRDRFFSLADAVIARTRRDENYLSVGSSLYVAWGFRAVGQLQRAAALLVSAAGADLSRCKVWDRAFATEVLVEAALSRGDTYRAGVLLRRSGALARHRVATSSLTRARGALALSQGQAADAEALAAASVRIDEAAGAATEVLRGELVRADALAAVDPAAALELLLHLARQADAVGYERHRLLAARRWRELASRVEGARGDLAVMTEKQREVAVLLAEGNTNAAIAQVLYLSPRTVQSHVEDILRITGAPTRGRAAALLGPRRGLDLARLSPRQRQIAALAAAGSRNAEIAASVGLSVKTVEHHLAEALHRLGLPSRAGLATVAFEPVESETDALSARPTPSPSR